In the Streptomyces sp. BHT-5-2 genome, one interval contains:
- a CDS encoding DUF3068 domain-containing protein produces the protein MRRSRCSGRSAASPAAPSPAARTASPLSLVLLGAGVFLLVLAPLLAWYVTPRAAVTPVDVDVTTVFTGTGSYFDAGALTTRDGQRITVTRHVLGDVAASERSGRAVWNVSTTVDTPRTLPLADPRRSFQWTTGRWVTDRRSNEPVHCCGEYPTRFDGDAYLKFPFALEKRTYRWWDDTLGAAVPLRFAGTVRLSGITGYRFTGTVPATRTGTRQVPGRLVGRPGQGQIQAEEWYANTGIALVVEERTGRIVDASIAPVKTLRAPGARRDAVVLLRARHLAFTPATRRAQSALARADRDKLVLVGRTLPVAAAAAGGVLAAAWVLLVARGRRSGGRFSAA, from the coding sequence ATGCGCCGATCCAGATGTTCCGGCCGTTCCGCGGCGTCCCCCGCGGCCCCCTCGCCGGCCGCCCGCACCGCCTCGCCACTCTCCCTCGTCCTCCTGGGCGCCGGCGTGTTCCTGCTGGTGCTGGCCCCGCTGCTGGCCTGGTACGTGACGCCGCGGGCCGCGGTCACCCCCGTCGACGTGGACGTCACCACCGTCTTCACCGGCACCGGCAGCTACTTCGACGCCGGCGCGCTGACCACCCGCGACGGGCAGCGGATCACCGTCACCCGGCACGTGCTGGGCGATGTCGCGGCGAGCGAGCGGAGCGGGCGGGCGGTCTGGAACGTGTCCACGACGGTGGACACCCCGCGCACGCTGCCGCTCGCGGACCCGCGCCGGTCGTTCCAGTGGACCACCGGCCGCTGGGTCACCGACCGGCGCAGCAACGAACCGGTGCACTGCTGCGGGGAGTACCCCACCCGCTTCGACGGGGACGCCTACCTCAAGTTCCCCTTCGCGCTGGAGAAGAGGACCTACCGCTGGTGGGACGACACCCTCGGCGCGGCCGTCCCGCTCCGCTTCGCCGGCACCGTGCGGCTGTCCGGGATCACCGGCTACCGCTTCACCGGGACCGTGCCGGCCACCCGGACCGGCACCCGGCAGGTCCCCGGGCGGCTGGTCGGCCGGCCCGGACAGGGCCAGATCCAGGCCGAGGAGTGGTACGCGAACACCGGGATCGCCCTGGTCGTCGAGGAGCGCACCGGGCGGATCGTCGACGCGTCGATCGCGCCGGTCAAGACGCTGCGGGCACCCGGCGCCCGGCGGGACGCGGTGGTGCTGCTGCGGGCCCGGCACCTGGCGTTCACGCCGGCCACCCGGCGGGCGCAGAGCGCCCTGGCGCGGGCCGACCGCGACAAGCTGGTGCTGGTCGGGCGGACCCTGCCGGTGGCGGCGGCCGCGGCCGGCGGGGTGCTCGCCGCCGCCTGGGTGCTGCTGGTGGCCCGCGGCCGACGGTCCGGTGGCCGATTCTCAGCGGCGTGA
- a CDS encoding alpha-(1->3)-arabinofuranosyltransferase family protein yields MTQTLKMSPSPGAPDAGGTPATAPAPPPGEPRRRRWLFAFWAAVLIAFLVPSAGRTTFETKLGVALDPWRFLTDLGQMWHDRAGFGGLADQYIGYAFPSLPYYGAARLVHLPVWLAERLWMSLIVTAAFWGALRLAERFRVGSPPTRLLGAACYALWPAFTLVVGSTSAAALPGAVLPWVLLPLTDHRLDARAAATRSALLIPCMGGVNAASTLAALLPALLYLLSRTGPRRRALLVRWLPGVVLATAWWTIPLLLLGLHGENFMPFIEQADTTTGTMSATELLRGAGNWVGYLDFGKPWLPAGWTLTGNAAAVAGSALAAALGLAGLARRDLPERRWLLLTVLTVALITLAGYGGALGGPLHGTWQDWLNGWLRPFRNIYKFTPGLGLALALGLAHLLAAVRWTGTGRRATRPAARRLPAAVAAVLVLPALALPYLNGNVLQPGAFTRLPAYWQQTADWLKTHTDGSRALVVPATAHGLFTWGSPIDDPLDVLARSPWAQRDFVPFGTPGSRRALDAVEQALLTGAEVPGLRDYLHRAGIHDVVVRNDLDPDQIGYVPPQTVERTLEASGYRKTAAFGPLTTGGRIPADAPLQVQGLYPRQRSVEIYRPQGVPEPGPVTAPAAAATAQLSGGPEALLQLSADPALRDRPTVLTGDRHPGIGTPPLQLTADGLRRADTRFGLVNSNTSYTYSADENNLPGSLQDPGRPPRQILPTNGIEHQTTAVLRGAAAVTASSSGSWLFHLPQYDPVNAFDGNPDTAWAEGSAGNPVGQWIRIAFTTPTAIPAHLFVTPLPGDGLRAAPTAVRIRTDRGSADSTLRPDGTRQQIKAPPGKARWLQLTILGSQSPRAGLSGAGFTEISVPGVQVTRLLQLPTDAAKSDAPSEIVSLHRGSDPGGLSPASAETGLHRQFSTGRTAPYTVTGSALAVPGGALDRLLDQVAPEQKDRITATADSTGFGFGRSLSPRNLVDGDLTTAWIAGAQPTVHLRWPGKKKIDRIVLAAAGGISTRPEEIRLNSPYGAATAGVDDNGLARFDPITTDRLDITISKVKELTLSNPVAGQPLQLPVGLSEIYLPALDAYRTPRPDPTARFALPCGKGPMLAVDGILYATEANGHVRDLTERRPVTIRPCGPAAPGSHLLLRAGQHRVEAGDQGALVVTDVRLERSAAPARSPADRRPSTGSTAAAGRTVAVKDWSGDHRTVTIGAGQAAYLQLHENANDGWHAALDGRELTPLRVDGWQQAFLVPAGAGGTVTLSYAPATSYDLGLIAGVLGIAALIASALIRRPRRTPPTPPTAPQQPPAPSWVLGTPALTAVLALAAGPYALIVLPLAVVARLRPRALVPLAGAAMLAAGITAALGAGHPVAEQTGAFSPLAQALALLALASAVITVPTPATGATTDGAPSDPDPGADPGPEPEPAANSVRPRREFAAGPPREDAGGPPRENPAAPPQEDSPR; encoded by the coding sequence ATGACCCAGACGCTGAAGATGTCCCCGTCCCCCGGCGCGCCCGACGCCGGCGGCACCCCGGCCACCGCCCCCGCGCCACCGCCCGGCGAACCCCGGCGCAGGCGCTGGCTGTTCGCCTTCTGGGCCGCCGTCCTGATCGCGTTCCTGGTCCCGTCCGCGGGCCGGACGACGTTCGAGACGAAACTGGGGGTGGCGCTCGACCCCTGGCGGTTCCTCACCGACCTCGGGCAGATGTGGCACGACCGGGCCGGCTTCGGCGGCCTCGCCGACCAGTACATCGGCTACGCCTTCCCCTCCCTCCCGTACTACGGCGCGGCCCGCCTCGTCCACCTGCCGGTCTGGCTCGCCGAGCGGCTGTGGATGTCGCTGATCGTCACCGCCGCCTTCTGGGGCGCGCTGCGGCTCGCCGAACGGTTCCGCGTCGGAAGCCCGCCCACCCGGCTGCTGGGCGCCGCCTGCTACGCCCTGTGGCCCGCCTTCACCCTCGTCGTCGGCTCCACCTCCGCCGCCGCCCTGCCCGGCGCGGTACTGCCCTGGGTCCTGCTGCCGCTCACCGACCACCGGCTCGACGCCCGCGCCGCGGCGACCCGTTCGGCCCTGCTGATCCCCTGCATGGGCGGCGTCAACGCGGCCTCCACCCTGGCGGCCCTGCTGCCCGCCCTGCTGTACCTGCTCTCCCGTACCGGCCCCCGCCGCCGCGCCCTGCTCGTCCGGTGGCTGCCCGGCGTCGTCCTGGCCACCGCCTGGTGGACCATCCCGCTGCTCCTGCTGGGGCTGCACGGCGAGAACTTCATGCCGTTCATCGAGCAGGCCGACACCACCACCGGCACCATGTCCGCCACCGAACTGCTGCGCGGCGCCGGCAACTGGGTCGGCTACCTCGACTTCGGCAAACCCTGGCTGCCCGCCGGGTGGACCCTGACCGGCAACGCCGCCGCCGTCGCCGGCTCGGCACTCGCCGCCGCCCTCGGCCTGGCCGGCCTGGCCCGCCGCGACCTGCCCGAACGCCGCTGGCTGCTGCTCACCGTGCTGACCGTCGCCCTGATCACGCTGGCCGGCTACGGCGGCGCCCTCGGCGGCCCCCTGCACGGCACCTGGCAGGACTGGCTGAACGGCTGGCTGCGCCCGTTCCGCAACATCTACAAGTTCACCCCCGGCCTCGGCCTGGCACTCGCCCTGGGCCTGGCCCATCTACTGGCCGCCGTCCGGTGGACGGGCACCGGGCGGCGCGCCACCCGCCCCGCCGCCCGCCGGCTGCCCGCCGCCGTCGCCGCCGTGCTCGTCCTGCCGGCCCTCGCACTGCCCTACCTCAACGGCAACGTCCTCCAGCCCGGCGCCTTCACCCGCCTCCCCGCCTACTGGCAGCAGACCGCCGACTGGCTGAAGACCCACACCGACGGCAGCCGCGCCCTGGTCGTCCCCGCCACCGCGCACGGCCTGTTCACCTGGGGCTCCCCCATCGACGACCCCCTCGACGTGCTCGCCCGGTCCCCGTGGGCACAGCGCGACTTCGTGCCGTTCGGCACCCCCGGCTCCCGCCGTGCCCTGGACGCCGTCGAACAGGCCCTGCTCACCGGCGCCGAAGTCCCCGGACTGCGCGACTATCTGCACCGGGCCGGCATCCACGACGTCGTCGTCCGCAACGACCTCGACCCCGACCAGATCGGCTACGTCCCCCCGCAGACCGTCGAACGCACCCTGGAGGCGTCCGGCTACCGCAAAACCGCCGCCTTCGGGCCGCTCACCACCGGCGGCCGCATCCCCGCCGACGCACCCCTCCAGGTCCAGGGCCTCTACCCGCGGCAGCGCTCCGTGGAGATCTACCGGCCACAGGGCGTCCCCGAACCCGGGCCCGTCACCGCCCCCGCCGCCGCGGCCACCGCCCAGCTCAGCGGCGGCCCCGAAGCCCTCCTCCAACTCTCCGCCGACCCCGCGCTGCGCGACCGGCCCACCGTCCTCACCGGCGACCGCCACCCCGGCATCGGCACCCCGCCGCTCCAGCTCACCGCCGACGGGCTGCGCCGCGCCGACACCCGCTTCGGCCTGGTCAACAGCAACACCTCGTACACCTACAGCGCCGACGAGAACAACCTCCCCGGCAGCCTCCAGGACCCCGGCCGACCACCACGGCAGATCCTCCCCACCAACGGCATCGAGCACCAGACCACCGCCGTCCTCCGCGGCGCCGCCGCCGTCACCGCCTCCTCCAGCGGCAGTTGGCTCTTCCACCTGCCGCAGTACGACCCGGTCAACGCCTTCGACGGCAACCCCGACACCGCCTGGGCCGAGGGCAGCGCCGGCAACCCCGTCGGCCAGTGGATCCGCATCGCCTTCACCACGCCCACCGCCATCCCCGCCCACCTCTTCGTCACCCCGCTCCCCGGCGACGGACTGCGCGCCGCCCCCACCGCCGTCCGCATCCGGACCGACCGCGGCAGCGCCGACAGCACCCTCCGCCCCGACGGCACCCGCCAGCAGATCAAGGCCCCGCCCGGGAAGGCCCGCTGGCTCCAACTCACCATCCTGGGCTCCCAGAGCCCGCGCGCCGGCCTCTCCGGCGCCGGCTTCACCGAGATCTCCGTCCCCGGCGTCCAGGTCACCCGGCTGCTCCAACTCCCCACCGACGCGGCGAAGTCCGACGCCCCCTCCGAGATCGTCTCGCTCCACCGGGGCAGCGACCCGGGCGGCCTCTCGCCCGCCTCCGCCGAGACCGGCCTGCACCGCCAGTTCAGCACCGGCCGCACCGCCCCGTACACCGTCACCGGCAGCGCGCTCGCCGTCCCCGGCGGCGCACTCGACCGCCTCCTGGACCAGGTCGCCCCCGAGCAGAAGGACCGCATCACCGCCACCGCCGACTCCACCGGCTTCGGCTTCGGCCGCTCCCTCAGCCCCCGCAACCTCGTCGACGGCGACCTGACGACGGCCTGGATCGCCGGCGCCCAACCCACCGTCCACCTGCGCTGGCCCGGCAAGAAGAAGATCGACCGGATCGTCCTGGCGGCCGCCGGCGGCATCTCCACCCGCCCCGAGGAGATCCGGCTCAACTCGCCCTACGGAGCCGCCACCGCCGGCGTCGACGACAACGGCCTGGCCCGATTCGACCCGATCACCACCGACCGCCTCGACATCACGATCAGCAAGGTCAAGGAACTCACCCTCAGCAACCCCGTCGCCGGCCAACCCCTCCAACTCCCCGTCGGCCTCAGCGAGATCTACCTCCCCGCCCTCGACGCCTACCGCACCCCCCGCCCGGACCCCACCGCGCGCTTCGCCCTCCCCTGCGGCAAGGGCCCCATGCTCGCCGTCGACGGCATCCTCTACGCCACCGAGGCCAACGGCCACGTCCGCGACCTCACCGAACGCCGCCCCGTCACCATCCGCCCCTGCGGCCCCGCCGCCCCCGGCAGCCACCTCCTCCTCCGCGCCGGCCAACACCGCGTGGAGGCCGGCGACCAGGGGGCACTGGTGGTCACGGACGTGCGGCTGGAGAGGTCCGCCGCCCCCGCTCGTTCCCCTGCCGACCGCCGGCCCTCCACCGGGAGCACTGCGGCGGCGGGACGGACCGTCGCCGTCAAGGACTGGTCCGGCGACCACCGCACCGTCACCATCGGCGCCGGCCAGGCCGCCTACCTCCAGCTCCACGAGAACGCCAACGACGGCTGGCACGCCGCCCTCGACGGCCGGGAACTCACCCCGCTCCGCGTGGACGGCTGGCAGCAGGCGTTCCTCGTCCCGGCCGGCGCCGGCGGCACCGTCACGCTCTCCTACGCCCCGGCAACCTCCTACGACCTGGGCCTGATCGCCGGCGTCCTGGGCATCGCCGCGCTCATCGCCTCCGCCCTGATCCGCCGCCCGCGCCGCACACCGCCGACCCCGCCGACCGCTCCGCAGCAACCGCCCGCCCCGTCCTGGGTCCTGGGCACACCGGCCCTGACGGCGGTGCTGGCCCTGGCCGCCGGCCCGTACGCGCTGATCGTCCTGCCGCTGGCCGTGGTGGCCCGGCTCCGGCCGCGGGCGCTGGTACCGCTGGCGGGCGCCGCGATGCTCGCGGCCGGCATCACGGCGGCCCTCGGCGCGGGCCACCCCGTCGCCGAGCAGACGGGCGCCTTCAGTCCCCTCGCCCAGGCCCTGGCCCTCCTGGCCCTCGCCTCGGCGGTCATCACCGTGCCGACGCCCGCAACGGGCGCCACCACGGACGGGGCCCCGTCCGATCCCGATCCCGGTGCTGATCCCGGTCCCGAGCCCGAGCCCGCAGCCAACTCCGTACGTCCACGCCGGGAATTCGCGGCAGGACCACCCCGGGAAGACGCAGGGGGACCGCCCCGGGAGAACCCGGCCGCGCCGCCCCAGGAGGACAGCCCCCGATGA
- a CDS encoding glycosyltransferase family 4 protein, producing MPQHVPPSPPLPAAPPVPVPPVRSAPPAAPTPAAPAAPPLPRRIVFLARRDLANPAAGGSELLVDRIADGLTAHGHDVTLLCGGQTAEHGYRVLSAGGDAGHFLRVPRQVARRTGGCDLLVEVCNGMPYLAPLWHRGPTLCLVNHVHTDLWRMRYPAPAARLGRRLEHWALTGTHRHNLMVAVSDSTAGALADLGVAPDRIRLVHNGVEEPGPLLPEAPEPLFLAMGRLVEYKRIDLLLRLWERVRPVTGGRLVIVGDGPERDRLTALAGPDVTFTGRISEQRKHQLLCSAWLLLHPSLVEGWGLVVMEAAARGTPTVGFDIAGLRDSVENGTTGLLARGESTFAAHWCTLGLSARRRHALGAAAADRAARFRWSRTVRSFRAVAAEAYLRPLPGW from the coding sequence ATGCCCCAGCATGTACCCCCCTCCCCACCGCTGCCCGCCGCACCGCCCGTCCCCGTTCCGCCCGTCCGGTCCGCTCCGCCGGCGGCCCCCACGCCGGCCGCCCCGGCCGCGCCCCCGCTGCCCCGCCGGATCGTCTTCCTGGCCCGCCGCGACCTGGCCAACCCCGCCGCCGGCGGCTCCGAACTGCTGGTGGACCGGATCGCCGACGGGCTCACCGCCCACGGCCACGACGTCACCCTGCTGTGCGGCGGGCAGACCGCCGAGCACGGCTACCGCGTCCTGTCGGCGGGCGGCGACGCCGGCCACTTCCTGCGCGTCCCCCGCCAGGTGGCGCGCCGGACCGGCGGCTGCGACCTGCTGGTCGAGGTCTGCAACGGCATGCCGTACCTGGCGCCGCTGTGGCACCGCGGGCCGACGCTGTGCCTGGTCAACCACGTCCACACCGACCTGTGGCGGATGCGCTACCCGGCGCCCGCCGCCCGGCTCGGCCGCCGCCTGGAGCACTGGGCGCTGACCGGCACCCACCGCCACAACCTGATGGTCGCGGTCTCCGACTCGACCGCCGGCGCCCTCGCGGACCTCGGCGTCGCCCCCGACCGGATCCGGCTCGTCCACAACGGCGTCGAGGAGCCCGGCCCGCTCCTCCCCGAGGCCCCCGAGCCGCTGTTCCTGGCCATGGGCCGGCTCGTCGAGTACAAGCGGATCGACCTGCTGCTGCGGCTGTGGGAACGGGTCCGGCCGGTCACCGGCGGCCGGCTGGTCATCGTCGGCGACGGCCCGGAACGCGACCGGCTGACCGCGCTGGCCGGCCCCGACGTCACCTTCACCGGCCGGATCTCCGAACAGCGCAAGCACCAACTGCTCTGCTCCGCCTGGCTGTTGCTGCACCCCTCGCTCGTCGAGGGCTGGGGCCTGGTGGTGATGGAGGCCGCCGCGCGCGGCACCCCCACCGTCGGCTTCGACATCGCCGGGCTGCGGGACTCCGTCGAGAACGGCACCACCGGGCTGCTGGCCCGCGGCGAGAGCACCTTCGCCGCGCACTGGTGCACCCTGGGCCTGAGCGCCCGGCGGCGGCACGCCCTGGGCGCCGCCGCCGCCGACCGTGCCGCCCGCTTCAGATGGAGCCGCACCGTCCGCAGCTTCCGGGCTGTCGCCGCGGAGGCGTACCTCCGGCCGCTCCCAGGGTGGTGA
- a CDS encoding class I SAM-dependent methyltransferase: protein MRDPSLRRSLTLFRAFLNEPADPGHCYRLLARDAADQVERYVPLRGATVADVGGGSGHFTEEFRRRGAHGYLFEPDTAELTARGRAPDGAVLADGYLLPLADGTADVCFSSNVLEHVADPQTFLSELVRVTRPGGLIYVAFTNWLSPWGGHETAPWHYLGAARARRRYQRRTGRPAKHTLGENLFAVHVGRTLRQVRARDDVTVLTARSRYAPFLAETIPRLPGVREIATWNLLLILRRLP from the coding sequence GTGCGCGACCCCTCGCTGCGCAGGTCCCTCACCCTCTTCCGGGCCTTCCTGAACGAACCCGCCGACCCCGGACACTGCTACCGGCTGCTCGCCCGGGACGCCGCCGACCAGGTCGAACGGTACGTCCCGCTGCGCGGCGCGACGGTCGCCGACGTCGGCGGCGGCAGCGGCCACTTCACCGAGGAGTTCCGCCGCCGCGGCGCCCACGGCTACCTCTTCGAACCCGACACCGCCGAACTCACCGCCCGCGGCCGGGCCCCCGACGGCGCGGTGCTCGCCGACGGCTACCTGCTGCCGCTCGCCGACGGCACCGCCGACGTCTGCTTCTCCTCCAACGTCCTGGAGCACGTCGCCGACCCGCAGACCTTCCTCAGCGAACTGGTGCGGGTCACCCGCCCCGGCGGCCTGATCTACGTGGCGTTCACCAACTGGCTCTCCCCCTGGGGCGGCCACGAGACCGCGCCCTGGCACTACCTCGGCGCGGCGCGGGCCCGCCGCCGCTACCAACGGCGCACCGGCCGCCCCGCCAAGCACACCCTGGGCGAGAACCTCTTCGCCGTGCACGTGGGCCGCACCCTGCGCCAGGTCCGCGCCCGGGACGACGTCACGGTCCTCACCGCCCGCTCCCGCTACGCGCCGTTCCTCGCCGAGACCATCCCCCGCCTGCCCGGCGTCCGCGAGATCGCCACCTGGAACCTCCTCCTCATCCTCCGGCGGTTGCCATGA
- a CDS encoding helix-turn-helix domain-containing protein, with the protein MVTAVRSAWREVPACQVHRFAALALEEVPALAQEIFREIRSEYPRLPLVPDESGEPRALVGIRQSLEHFVAHLTTGLDRPHVHPRVFQEFGRGEVLQGRSLDVLQAIYRLGVRLAWRRLAEIGQQVAIPAPAMYELAESGFEYLDGLVAESVRGYAEAAARQAGERLRMQRRLMDQLFAEPDPYPGEGTETLRRRAGAGYGPAAGRAAGAVGVASASAAVPAAAPGGLSEAGAAAPPPSPPAPGAGSPHPRLAERARLIGWPLPERVAVAVLLRPDREAVAPAVADGILLDMECERPRLVVPDPDAPGRRELLARAAAGWSGAIGPAVPLPDAGKSLRWAASAVDLMERGLLPAGELLQCTEHTEALVLLPPGELIEDLTRRRLAPLDHCGPTHGRRLAETLLAWLETRGGAPEVAARLGVHPQTVRYRLRQIRELWGPDVDDPDRRFELELVLRAQRLRGELG; encoded by the coding sequence GTGGTGACCGCGGTCCGCTCGGCCTGGCGGGAGGTGCCGGCCTGTCAGGTGCACCGGTTCGCCGCCCTCGCCCTGGAGGAGGTCCCCGCGCTGGCGCAGGAGATCTTCCGGGAGATCCGGAGCGAGTACCCCCGACTGCCGCTGGTCCCCGACGAGTCGGGGGAGCCGCGGGCCCTGGTCGGCATCCGCCAGTCCCTGGAGCACTTCGTCGCGCACCTCACCACCGGCCTGGACCGGCCGCACGTCCACCCGCGCGTCTTCCAGGAGTTCGGCCGCGGCGAGGTCCTCCAGGGCCGCAGCCTGGACGTCCTCCAGGCGATCTACCGGCTGGGGGTGCGGCTGGCGTGGCGGCGGCTGGCGGAGATCGGCCAGCAGGTCGCCATCCCCGCCCCCGCCATGTACGAACTGGCCGAGTCCGGCTTCGAGTACCTCGACGGGCTGGTCGCCGAATCCGTCCGCGGCTATGCGGAGGCCGCCGCCCGCCAGGCCGGCGAACGCCTCCGGATGCAACGCCGCCTGATGGACCAGCTGTTCGCGGAACCGGACCCGTATCCCGGGGAGGGCACGGAAACCCTCCGCCGGCGGGCCGGCGCCGGGTACGGCCCTGCGGCCGGCCGCGCAGCCGGCGCAGTCGGCGTGGCCTCCGCTTCCGCCGCTGTCCCCGCCGCCGCCCCCGGTGGACTCTCCGAGGCGGGGGCCGCGGCTCCGCCCCCGTCCCCGCCCGCCCCCGGTGCCGGGAGCCCCCACCCCCGACTTGCCGAACGCGCCCGGCTGATCGGCTGGCCGCTGCCCGAACGGGTCGCGGTGGCGGTGCTGCTGCGCCCGGACCGGGAGGCGGTCGCGCCCGCGGTGGCCGACGGGATCCTGCTGGACATGGAGTGCGAACGGCCCCGGCTGGTGGTGCCGGACCCGGACGCCCCGGGCCGCCGCGAGCTGCTGGCCCGCGCCGCGGCCGGCTGGTCGGGTGCCATCGGCCCCGCCGTGCCGCTGCCGGACGCCGGGAAGTCGCTGCGCTGGGCGGCCTCCGCGGTCGACCTGATGGAGCGCGGACTGCTGCCCGCCGGCGAACTCCTGCAGTGCACCGAGCACACCGAGGCGCTGGTCCTGCTGCCGCCCGGCGAACTGATCGAGGACCTCACCCGCCGCCGCCTCGCCCCGCTCGACCACTGCGGCCCCACCCACGGCCGCCGCCTGGCCGAGACCCTGCTCGCCTGGCTGGAGACCCGCGGCGGCGCCCCCGAGGTCGCCGCCCGCCTCGGCGTCCACCCGCAGACCGTCCGCTACCGCCTCCGCCAGATCCGCGAGCTGTGGGGCCCCGACGTCGACGACCCCGACCGCCGCTTCGAACTCGAACTCGTCCTCCGCGCCCAACGCTTACGAGGCGAACTCGGCTAG
- the helR gene encoding RNA polymerase recycling motor ATPase HelR, with the protein MSSLTTGAFGLPERLAAKADPALIAGDEKHFAALAESLDAAVAELSDRLDAERRAPGGVGRQAMDRDLEIHRLTGRLGALRRFGLDLCLGRMVRADDPEPVYVGRLGLTDGAGRRLLLDWRSPAAEPFFAATHARPMGLASRRRYRWTGGRISDYWDEVFTADGLERHAALDDQSAFIAGLGSSRSPRMRDVLTTIQADQDAVIRAGSRGALVVDGGPGTGKTVVALHRSAYLLYSDPRLGHRRGGVLFVGPHQPYLAYVSDVLPSLGEEGVQICTLRDLVAEGAGAADEADPEVARLKSSADMVRAIETAVRFYEEPPTEGMTVTTDWADVRLSADDWAEAFDAPDPGTPHNEAREQIWDELVAILLDKLGGDDSGISPDRLRRSLRHDEELVTTLNRAWPLLEAADLVGDLWSVPAYLRMCAPWLDRDEVRRLQRKAAPQAWTASDLPLLDAARQRLGDPETARRKRRHRAAVAAERARMADVIGDIVAADADGEGAVTMLRGRDLQDTLIDSDALPGTDPDRLAGPFAHIVVDEAQELTDAEWQMLLLRCPSRSFTIVGDRAQARHGFTESWRERLERIGLDRVEVASLSINYRTPEEVMAAAEPVIRAALPDANVPTSIRSSGIPVVHGHVAELDSVLDGWLAAHDDGTACVIGAPVFRERPRVRSLTPELSKGLEFDLVVLVDPETFGDGIEGAVDRYVAMTRATRQLVVLTSS; encoded by the coding sequence GGCGGCGTCGGCCGGCAGGCCATGGACCGCGACCTGGAGATCCACCGGCTGACCGGCCGGCTGGGCGCCCTGCGCCGCTTCGGCCTCGACCTGTGCCTCGGGCGCATGGTCCGCGCCGACGACCCCGAGCCCGTGTACGTCGGACGGCTCGGCCTCACCGACGGCGCGGGGCGCCGGCTGCTGCTCGACTGGCGCTCCCCCGCCGCCGAACCGTTCTTCGCGGCGACCCACGCCCGCCCGATGGGGCTGGCCAGCCGCCGCAGATACCGCTGGACCGGCGGCCGGATCAGCGACTACTGGGACGAGGTGTTCACCGCCGACGGACTGGAGCGGCATGCCGCGCTCGACGACCAGTCCGCCTTCATCGCCGGTCTGGGCAGCAGCCGGTCGCCCCGGATGCGCGATGTGCTCACCACCATCCAGGCCGACCAGGACGCCGTCATCCGGGCGGGCTCCCGCGGCGCGCTGGTCGTCGACGGCGGCCCCGGCACGGGCAAGACCGTCGTCGCACTGCACCGCTCCGCCTACCTCCTCTACTCCGACCCCCGCCTCGGGCACCGCAGGGGCGGCGTGCTGTTCGTCGGTCCGCACCAGCCCTATCTGGCCTATGTCTCCGACGTGCTGCCCAGCCTCGGCGAGGAGGGCGTGCAGATCTGCACGCTGCGGGACCTCGTCGCCGAGGGCGCCGGCGCGGCCGACGAGGCCGACCCGGAGGTGGCCCGGCTGAAGTCGTCCGCGGACATGGTGCGGGCGATCGAGACGGCCGTGAGGTTCTACGAGGAGCCGCCCACCGAGGGCATGACCGTCACGACCGACTGGGCCGACGTCCGGCTCAGCGCCGACGACTGGGCCGAGGCGTTCGACGCACCGGACCCGGGCACCCCGCACAACGAGGCGCGCGAGCAGATATGGGACGAGCTGGTCGCGATCCTGCTGGACAAGCTCGGCGGCGACGACAGCGGCATCTCGCCCGACCGGCTCCGCCGGTCGCTGCGGCACGACGAGGAACTGGTCACCACCCTCAACCGCGCCTGGCCACTGCTCGAAGCGGCCGACCTCGTAGGGGACCTGTGGTCGGTCCCGGCGTACTTGCGGATGTGTGCGCCCTGGCTCGACCGCGACGAGGTCCGCAGGCTCCAGCGCAAGGCGGCACCCCAGGCGTGGACGGCGTCCGACCTGCCGCTGCTGGACGCGGCCCGGCAGCGGCTCGGCGACCCGGAGACGGCTCGGCGCAAGCGCCGGCACCGGGCCGCCGTCGCCGCCGAACGCGCCCGTATGGCCGACGTGATCGGCGACATCGTCGCGGCCGACGCCGACGGGGAGGGCGCGGTGACGATGCTGCGCGGCCGCGACCTCCAGGACACCCTGATCGACTCGGACGCACTGCCCGGCACCGACCCGGACCGGCTCGCCGGCCCGTTCGCGCACATCGTCGTGGACGAGGCCCAGGAACTGACCGACGCCGAATGGCAGATGCTGCTGCTGCGCTGCCCGTCCCGGAGCTTCACCATCGTCGGGGACCGGGCCCAGGCCCGGCACGGCTTCACCGAGTCGTGGCGGGAGCGGCTCGAACGGATCGGACTCGACCGGGTCGAGGTGGCGTCCCTGAGCATCAACTACCGGACGCCGGAAGAGGTGATGGCGGCGGCCGAGCCGGTCATCCGGGCCGCGCTGCCGGACGCGAACGTGCCGACGTCCATCCGCAGCAGCGGCATCCCCGTCGTCCACGGGCACGTCGCGGAGCTGGACTCCGTCCTGGACGGCTGGCTCGCCGCGCACGACGACGGGACGGCGTGCGTCATCGGCGCGCCCGTGTTCCGGGAGCGGCCCCGGGTCCGGTCGCTGACGCCGGAGCTGTCGAAGGGGCTCGAGTTCGACCTGGTCGTGCTCGTCGACCCGGAGACGTTCGGCGACGGGATCGAGGGGGCGGTGGACCGCTATGTCGCGATGACCCGGGCGACCCGGCAGCTGGTCGTGCTGACGAGTTCCTGA